A part of Candidatus Binatus sp. genomic DNA contains:
- a CDS encoding cytochrome C oxidase subunit IV family protein: protein MNPQQAKEPKVFVTAENSDRSSVIIWIWLLVLLGAGMAVFKLPISRIPALVLIFGIATLKAALVLRNYMHLKSEQVLIYAIAFVPVLLAIGMALVLIPDIVFRR, encoded by the coding sequence ATGAACCCGCAACAAGCAAAGGAGCCAAAGGTCTTTGTGACTGCTGAGAATTCGGATCGCTCGTCGGTGATAATCTGGATCTGGCTGCTCGTCCTGCTAGGCGCCGGAATGGCCGTGTTCAAGTTGCCGATTTCGCGAATCCCGGCCTTGGTGCTGATTTTCGGAATCGCCACGTTAAAGGCCGCACTGGTGCTGCGCAACTATATGCACCTTAAGTCCGAGCAGGTATTGATATATGCGATAGCGTTCGTGCCGGTCCTTCTTGCTATCGGAATGGCGCTCGTTTTGATTCCTGACATCGTCTTTCGTCGATGA